Proteins encoded by one window of Zerene cesonia ecotype Mississippi chromosome 8, Zerene_cesonia_1.1, whole genome shotgun sequence:
- the LOC119828684 gene encoding collagenase-like: protein MKRITVILVFLLTFLTARGAEQISTDYHALYGIPEAHRIRDLERSSFPGFRLIGAVAANLGDYPYFAGLLIKLTSGSTSVCGSSLLSHTRLVTAAHCWRTEQHQAQLFTVVLASTRLYSGGTRIPTSSVEVHASYVPSSLSYDIALITISRVEFSSYIQPIALASGDQDYVGTWAKAAGFGKTSDSQQYITRSSYLGQVTLQVISNAVCLQTYAPRFVLPTTLCTSGADGPSTCAGDSGGPLVLAAKGNDTLVWAIQFQIGITSFGSVRGCELGLPSGFSRISAFRSWIQNRL from the exons ATGAAACGTATAACTGTTAtacttgtttttcttttgacATTCTTAACGGCGCGTGGTGCGGAGCAAATAAGCACCGACTACCACGCCCTGTACGGCATTCCTGAAGCCCACAGAATAAGGGATCTAGAGCGATCTAGCTTTCCTGGGTTCAGGCTAATAGGGGCTGTCGCGGCCAATCTTGGAGACTATCCATACTTC gcaGGACTTCTAATAAAGCTCACAAGCGGTTCGACATCAGTATGCGGCTCGTCCCTGCTATCCCACACGAGGCTGGTGACGGCGGCGCACTGCTGGCGCACGGAGCAGCACCAGGCGCAGCTGTTCACCGTGGTGCTCGCCTCCACGCGCCTGTACTCCGGCGGCACCCGCATCCCCACCAGCAGCGTGGAGGTCCACGCCAGCTACGTCCCCAGCAGTCTGAGCTATGATATCGCTTTGATTACAATTAGCAGAGTTGAATTTAGTA GCTATATTCAGCCAATAGCGCTGGCATCCGGAGATCAAGATTACGTGGGTACGTGGGCGAAGGCGGCTGGCTTCGGGAAGACAAGCGACT CGCAGCAGTACATAACTCGCAGCAGCTACCTAGGGCAGGTGACGCTGCAGGTCATCAGCAACGCGGTGTGTCTGCAGACGTACGCGCCTCGGTTCGTGCTGCCCACTACTCTCTGCACCAGTGGCGCGGACGGGCCGAGCACGTGCGCAGGCGACTCTGGCGGCCCACTCGTTCTTGCAGCTAAGGGAAATGATACTTTG GTTTGGGC aatacaaTTTCAGATCGGTATAACCTCGTTCGGGTCGGTGCGCGGCTGCGAGCTGGGACTCCCGTCTGGCTTCTCTAGAATCAGTGCTTTCCGCTCCTGGATACAGAACCGTTTGTGA